A window from Purpureocillium takamizusanense chromosome 3, complete sequence encodes these proteins:
- a CDS encoding uncharacterized protein (COG:G~EggNog:ENOG503NYSR~TransMembrane:12 (i124-144o164-182i194-217o229-247i252-271o283-303i324-347o367-385i392-412o418-443i455-477o483-503i)) — protein MAASSSSEAGDLEKQPLPAHNTASRPHELDETKDYSVDDVRATKQDGSTRRSCRAPSGRGRSRPSHHSGHSTSSGGDGEAGTDDDEVEEEEVIGEEQPSVLDRVLSRVTSRSSYDPSPPPDGGWLAWTQCLVGHIVIFNTWGWVNSFGTFQTYYTELLQRPPSDVSWIGSLNVFLLFFVGTLTGRLVDAGYFRLVFLTGTGLLAVGIFTVSACTTYWQFLLAQGLCLGIAHGCLFCPTLAVLSTYFLRRRALALGVAACGSATGGLVFPSMVRQLLPQVGFAWTVRAIGFVQLATMALANLLARPRIKPRRAGPLVEWSAFGELEYSFYAAGAFFNFWGVYFAFFYVAAFSREALRPPMSYPESLNLLLLLNGIGIVGRLVPNYVADHVGAVNVFIPTSVVASALVFCWVAIHTPAGMYAWVVLYGIAAAGIQSLFPAALSFLTADLRKLGVRMGMVFTIVSFAVLTGPPIAGAIIAGPDGYTGARAFAGSSIAVGCGFLVAAKLTKMRKTGQGWTGRI, from the exons atggccgcctcgtcgagcagcgaaGCGGGCGATCTGGAGAAACAGCCACTGCCGGCTCACAACACAGCGTCACGCCCCCACGAGCTGGATGAGACCAAGGACTacagcgtcgacgacgtgagGGCGACCAAGCAAGACGGCAGCACACGCCGATCCTGTAGAGCGCCCAGTGGGCGTGGCCGTAGTCGGCCGTCCCATCACAGCGGCCACAGCACCTCCTCAGGGGGCGACGGAGAGGCGGGgaccgacgatgacgaggtcgaggaggaagaggtcATTGGGGAGGAACAACCGAGCGTCCTCGACAGAGTCTTGAGTCGAGTCACGTCCAGGTCTAGCTACGACCCCAGCCCCCCTCCTGacgggggctggctggcgtggACTCAGT GTCTCGTCGGGCACATTGTCATCTTCAACACCTG GGGCTGGGTCAACTCGTTTGGGACGTTCCAGACGTACTACACGGAGCTGCtccagcggccgccgagcgacGTGTCGTGGATCGGGTCGCTCAacgtcttcctcctcttcttcgtcggcaCGCTGACGGGCCGGCTGGTGGACGCGGGCTACTTCCGGCTCGTCTTCCTGACGGGCACGgggctcctcgccgtgggcATCTTCACCGTCTCGGCGTGCACCACGTACTGGCAGTTCCTGCTGGCGCAGGGCCTCTGCCTGGGCATCGCGCACGGCTGCCTCTTCTGCCCGACGCTGGCGGTCCTGTCGACCTACTtcctgcgccggcgggccctcgcgctgggcgtggcggcgtgcGGGAGCGCCACGGGCGGGCTCGTCTTCCCCAGCATGGtgcgccagctgctgccgcaggTCGGCTTCGCGTGGACGGTGCGGGCGATTGGGTTCGTGCAGCTGGCCACCATGGCCCTGGCCAACCtgctcgcgcgcccgcgcatcaagccgcggcgggcagggccgCTGGTGGAGTGGTCGGCGTTTGGGGAGCTCGAGTACAGCTTTtacgcggcgggcgccttTTTT AACTTTTGGGGCGTCTACTTTGCCTTCTTCTACGTGGCCGCCTTCTCGCGCGAGGCCCTGCGGCCGCCCATGTCGTACCCAGAGTCGCTcaacctgctgctgctgctcaacggcatcggcatcgtcggccggcTGGTGCCCAACTACGTGGCGGACCACGTCGGGGCGGTCAACGTCTTCATCCCGACgtcggtggtggcgtcggcccTCGTCTTCTGCTGGGTCGCCATCCACACGCCCGCGGGCATGTACGCCTGGGTCGTCCTGtacggcatcgccgccgccggcatccagAGCCTGttccccgccgccctgtccTTCTTGACGGCCGACCTGCGCAAGCTCGGCGTCCGCATGGGTATGGTCTTCACCATTGTCAGCTTCGCCGTCCTCACCGGCccgcccatcgccggcgccatcatcgccgggCCCGACGGCTACACGGGGGCCAGGGCCTTTGCGGGGAGCTCCATCGCCGTGGGCTGCGGCTTCCTGGTCGCGGCCAAGCTGACCAAGATGCGCAAGACGGGCCAGGGCTGGACGGGGAGGATATAA
- a CDS encoding uncharacterized protein (COG:M~COG:O~COG:T~EggNog:ENOG503NVWT), which yields MQDDLQRLELEARDTERRGDLGPDLHGDREPPRPLPGAAAAAATTTNPDAGTDIRAYQNNDTRAQKLDSMGWDAPSFSPFPKVTGDNIPPADDAKEEILWNARKHVLHSQNVTMQISWARDVLTWAEVAMEAAARDPPEKARSATPRIEHELRMDAINIISYLARQEHPDALYIRSKWLEFGKFGNRVDKREAYGGYKRAAELGNARSEYRMGMLFEQSNDMSKAKEHYYRGMSLKDSAAMYRMGMMSLLGQHGETKDYPRGLERIQQAADSSDEDAPQGSYVYGMLAGRDLPDIAVPDGLLPYNLETAKMYIEKAAYLGFAKAQLKMGQAYELCQLGCEFNPSFSLHYYGLAAKQGLPEAALGVSRWFLFGYEGVFKKNEELAFSYAQEAAAAKLPTGEFAMGYYYEIGIHVSKSVSEARRWYQIAAEHGNKDAAGRLDSLSQDKSLSKQDHETTTLTRIKSQHGSQRGRRPERFRQPQQMPTLDEGNGTPTATEGPGYPPTTAPNPSSTGPSPQPSPGIKPTIVSEHATFPDPSRASVVGAERQPAFNIRLDSAAPQPVRSHSTAPYPDDERPAPLNVMRPRSTAPYPEDDVRGYPNSHYNPPINPSQGPPADRPMSAFGLNTQAAGPRPMPGSQSTGSLQPLAQPPSARGRFASAGYDAPAGPGAYRQPSPGPNPSGRPYPMHDDLQGRPASAAPYPSGGPGGNRLQKQPPRQPYGNGQQPLYPPSAAEPGRDYGPRTSSRPMSEAPPSHHDPRMPPQGHERFSRVPGATGRPERLSSLPQDSQRPPRIPTGLGQGGTNSPRPGAGRVGSAPPGPGQSLPSPGLQPSATAPAKPPPAKGPATFEDMGIPQGKQEGDCVVM from the exons ATGCAAGACGACCTCCAGCGTCTGGAACTTGAAGCTAGAGACACAGAACGACGAGGCGACCTCGGCCCGGATTTGCACGGCGATCGCGAGCCGCCACGACCCTTacccggagccgccgccgccgccgccaccaccaccaaccccgACGCCGGGACCGACATCAGGGCATATCAAAACAACGATACGCGGGCCCAAAAGCTCGACAGCATGGGGTGGGATGCCCCCTCGTTCTCGCCCTTCCCCAAGGTCACAGGGGATAACATACcgccggccgacgacgccaaagaAGAGATTTTGTGGAATGCGCGCAAACATGTGCTTCACTCGCAAAATGTCACGATGCAGATAAGCTGGGCTCGCGATGTCCTCACCTGGGCAGAGGTGGCCATGGAAGCGGCGGCCCGCGATCCTCCCGAGAAGGCCCGGTCCGCGACCCCACGAATCGAGCACGAGCTCCGCATGGACGCCATTAATATCATCAGCTATCTGGCTCGCCAGGAGCACCCAGATGCCCTGTACATACGCTCTAAATGGCTCGAATTCGGCAAGTTTGGCAACCGTGTCGACAAACGCGAAGCCTATGGCGGCTACAAGCGGGCTGCCGAGTTGGGCAACGCACGCTCCGAGTATCGCATGGGCATGCTCTTTGAGCAATCAAACGACATGTCCAAGGCCAAGGAACATTACTACCGGGGCATGAGTCTGAAGGACTCTGCGGCCATGTACCGCATGGGCATGATGAGCTTACTCGGTCAGCATGGCGAGACCAAGGACTACCCTCGGGGCTTGGAGCGCATCCAGCAAGCCGCCGACTCctccgacgaggatgccCCACAAGGGTCATACGTGTATGGCatgctggccggccgggaTCTTCCTGATATAGCCGTGCCCGATGGACTGCTTCCCTACAATCTGGAAACTGCCAAAATGTACATTGAAAAGGCGGCGTATCTGGGCTTCGCCAAGGCCCAGCTCAAAATGGGGCAGGCATATGAGCTCTGCCAACTCGGTTGCGAGTTCAACCCGTCCTTTTCACTCCATTACTACGGCCTAGCAGCCAAGCAAGGACTCCCAGAGGCGGCCCTGGGTGTCAGCCGCTGGTTTCTGTTTGGTTACGAAGGCGTCTTCAAGAAGAACGAGGAGCTCGCTTTCTCTTATGCCCAagaagccgcagcggccAAGCTCCCCACTGGCGAGTTTGCCATGGGATACTATTACGAGATCGGAATCCACGTCAGCAAGAGCGTTTcggaggcgcggcggtggtATCAGATTGCTGCTGAGCACGGCAacaaggacgccgccggtCGACTCGACTCGCTCAGTCAGGACAAGAGCCTATCGAAGCAGGACCACGAAACAACGACTCTTACTCGCATCAAGTCCCAGCACGGATCTCAGCGAGGCAGGCGCCCGGAGCGGTTCAGGCAGCCACAGCAGATGCCCACCCTGGACGAAGGCAACGGAACACCCACCGCCACCGAAGGGCCGGGATACCCACCCACGACCGCGCCGAATCCATCCTCGACAGGACCGTCTCCTCAACCATCCCCGGGTATCAAGCCAACCATCGTCTCGGAGCATGCGACATTTCCAGATCCGTCGCGTGCCTCTGTGGTTGGCGCCGAGCGACAACCAGCCTTCAACATCAGACTAgactcggccgcgccgcagccggtgCGGTCGCACTCTACTGCGCCATATCCCGATGATGAACGGCCAGCACCGCTGAACGTGATGCGCCCGCGCTCTACGGCGCCGTACCCGGAGGACGATGTACGCGGGTATCCAAATTCCCATTACAACCCACCGATAAACCCTTCGCAGGGGCCACCGGCCGATCGACCGATGAGCGCATTCGGTCTCAACACGCAAGCTGCGGGACCGCGGCCGATGCCAGGATCTCAGAGCACAGGAAGCCTGCAGCCTCTGGCCCAGCCGCCATCGGCAAGGGGTCGCTTCGCATCGGCCGGTTACGATGCACCAGCAGGACCCGGCGCCTATCGTCAACCGAGCCCTGGCCCCAACCCGAGCGGTCGGCCATATCCTATGCACGATGACCTGcaggggcggccggcgagcgctGCGCCCTATCCaagcggcggccccggcggcaatCGTCTTCAGAAGCAGCCACCAAGACAGCCTTACGGCAATGGCCAGCAGCCCCTTTatccgccgtcggcggccgagcccGGACGCGATTACGGCCCTCGGACATCGTCTCGACCCATGTCGgaggcgccaccgtcgcaTCACGATCCTCGCATGCCTCCTCAAGGCCACGAACGCTTTTCCAGAGTTCCCGGTGCCACCGGTCGACCTGAACGCTTGAGCTCCCTACCTCAAGATAGCCAGAGACCCCCAAGAATACCGACAGGACTTGGGCAGGGCGGGACTAACTCTCCGCGGCCGGGTGCGGGTCGGGTTGGAAGCGCTCCGCCAGGGCCCGGCCAGAGTCTGCCTAGCCCGGGCCTTCAACCGTCGGCGACAGCACcggcgaagccgccgcctgccaaGGGCCCGGCAACGTTTGAGGACATGGGCATCCCGCAGGGGAAGCAGGAGGGCGATTGC GTTGTTATGTAA
- the RPN12 gene encoding regulatory particle non-ATPase (EggNog:ENOG503NXSX~BUSCO:EOG09263XN3~COG:O), which translates to MADRDLSQVLAQLKHSPSMSWDEAISLLSKAKLALLKLNALTPKPSVPANLLALARETYEQGALFAIRARNPEAFTRYVQQLQPFYELPSARLPPNLSERNKVTGLSLLLLLTQGRYAEFHSELESLANRDGGGSTGDVEGDRYLGYPIRLERWLMEGSYDRVWKAMKSSEVPCDEYSVFSEILKNQIRSEIASSSERAYPSLPISSTKSLLFLDSEGDVIQFAKHRGWIVRDGNIFFPDSNTEASEDGAQGKDLSQMVIENTLGYARELETIV; encoded by the exons ATGGCCGATCGCGACCTGTCCCAGGTGCTGGCCCAGCTCAAGCACTCGCCGTCCATGAGCTGGGACGAGGCCATCTCACTCCTCTCCAAAGCGAAGCTCGCCCTACTCAAGCTCAACGCCCTCACCCCGAAGCCTTCCGTCCCGGCcaacctcctcgccctcgcgcgcgagacATACGAACAGGGTGCCCTCTTCGCCATCCGGGCCCGCAACCCCGAAGCCTTCACGCGCTacgtccagcagctccagccctTTTACGAGCTCCCCTCGGCTAGATTACCCCCGAACCTGTCCGAGCGCAACAAGGTCACTGGCCTCAgtctcctgctgctcctgacCCAGGGTCGGTACGCAGAGTTCCACTCGGAGCTCGAGAGCCTCGCCAAcagggacggcggcggcagcaccggcgatgTCGAAGGTGATCGATATCTTGGCTACCCCATCAGGCTGGAGAGGTGGTTGATGGAAGGGAGTTACGATCGTGTCTGGAAGGCCATGAAAAGCAGCGAGGTGCCGTGCGACGAGTACAGCGTCTTCTCCGAG ATTCTCAAGAACCAAATTCGCTCCGAGAttgccagcagcagcgagcgcgcATACCCTAGCCTTCCGATTAGCTCCACCAAGTCCCTGCTGTTCCTCGACTCCGAAGGAGATGTCATCCAATTTGCGAAGCATCGAGGTTGGATCGTAAGGGATGGCAACATCTTCTTTCCGGACAGCAACACCGAGGCGAGTGAAGATGGTGCGCAAGGCAAGGATCTGAGCCAGATGGTGATAGAAAACACCTTGGGGTacgcgcgcgagctggaGACTATCGTGTAA